The Verrucomicrobiales bacterium genome segment TCATGCGGCGGGCGGAGGAAGCCAAGGCGAAGGCGCAGGCGGCCCTTCAACAAGTGAGCGATGCGGCGCACACCCCGTCAACGTCCTAGCTGAGCTCGCCCTGACCGTGTTTACCATGATTCTTGCTCTCCCGATATCATGATCCCGCAACTCGCCTTTCGGACCCTGCGCACCGCCGATCCACGCTGCATCGGGAAGTTTCTCTGGAACTTCGGGTTCAAGGGAATGATCTCCGTCGAACAGTTCAAACGACGGCTCAAGCGCGGCGAGTACTTCCCCCCCTTCCTGTACCTCTCGATCATCAATTCCTGCAACTTGCGCTGCCAGGGCTGCTGGGTGGATGTGGAGGCGGATCGCAACGCGCTGTCGCTTGATGATCTCAACCGCACCATCAACGATGCCAAGAAGCACGGTAATTCCTTCTTCGGAATCCTGGGCGGCGAGCCGTTCATGCATCCCGAGTTGCTGGATCTGCTGGCGGCGCATCCCGACTGTTACTTCCAACTCTTTACCAACGGACAGTTCATCACTGAGAAGGTGGCGGCGCGCCTGCGGGAACTCGGTAACTCGACGCCACTCATCAGTATTGAGGGGCGTGAGATGGTGAGCGATGAGCGTCGCGGCAAGAAGGACGTTTACAGCAAGACCCTGCGCGGGTTGGACTATTGTCTGAGGGCCCGTTTGCTGACGGGGGTGGCGACCAGCGTGTGCCAATCCAACATCGACGAGCTGTTGACGGAGTCCTGGCTGAACGAGTTGATTCGCCGGGGTGTTCATTACGTGTGGTATCACAGCTACCGTCCGGTCGGGCCGAAGATGAACACCGGGTTAGGGTTGCGACCTGACCAGCTCACGCGAGTGAGGCGGTTCATTGTGGAAATGCGCGCTCGCATGCCGATTGCGATGATCGATGCCTATTATGGCCATGATGGACAGGCACTCTGCCCCATGTCCACGGGCATCAGCCATCATGTGAGCCCGCGAGGCGACATCGAACCGTGTCCGATCATTCAGTTTGCCAAAGAGACGGTGCAGGACGAGCGGGGGGTTTTTACGGCGATTCGTGACAGCGCGTTCTTGAAGGATTTCCGGGAGCTATCCGCTCAGCACACCCGTGGCTGCGTGGTGTTGGAGCGTCCCGATTTGGTGAAGTCGCTGGTGGTCAAACATGGGGCGCGGGACACCACGGTTCGGGGGACGGCCATGGCGGAGCTCGAGGCGATGCAACCCCGGGCGAGCCAGTGGCTACCGGGAGAGGAGATTCCGGAGAAGCATTGGCTGTATTGGGTAGCCAAGCGATTTTGGTTTGGGGATTTCGGGGCCTATGCCCGGCTGGAAGGACAGCCCCCGCCTCGTTCGGCGCCACCGAAATCCTGAGGAGGGAGTTGATTGCCCACTGATCACGCGGATCACGCGGACCGATGATGGAGCCCGGCGGCAAAAATATCAGGGGTTTCCTGGTCTGCTTTCCCTCCGTGTGATTCGTGTGATCCGCGGGCAATACTTGGTAACTTGGAACGTTCGGCGTCTCTTGCGGGATGTCACCGTGAGCCCTAGAAGCTCTTAAGTTTTATTTGCTCCCTGCGCTTGCGTCGCATTACTGTCACGGCAGATTAGCCCCGTCATGAGCACGTCCGAACAAGCCGCCGGTGTCGTTGCGCAGTATGGTCGGAAGAATCCCTTTCCGGCTCGTATTACTCATCGTCGTTCTCTCACCAAACCCGGCTCTGGCAAGGACACGCGTCACTTGGAACTGAGTTTGGCTGGCAGCGGGTTACACTACACGGTAGGTGACTCTTTGGGGGTATTTGCCCGGAACCCGCCTTCGCTGGTCGCGGAGCTGCTGGCTGTCCTCGGACTGGATCCCCAGGAACAGGTGACTTTGGCCCAGGGTCAGTCGGTTTCCTTGCTCACAGCGCTCTCGTCGCATCTCACGCTTAACCGGGCCAGTCGAAAGATACTGCACGGGGTGTTCGATCGATTGCCTGTCGGCACGGCAGCGCGTGAGCGTTTGGAAGCGTTGATGGCCGATGATGCCCAAGTGGCCGAGTACTTGTTCAGTCGCGATTATGTGGATGTCCTGCGTGACTATCCCGAGGCGCGCTTTGAATCGGCGGGCGCCTTCGTCAAGATGTTGAGCCCCATCCAGCCGCGGCTCTATTCGATTGCGTCGTCGATGGCCGCCCATCCGAACGAGGTGCATCTGTGTGTAGCGGTCGTGCGCTATGAAACGCATGGACGGAAAAAGATGGGGCTCGCCTCGGGTTTTCTGGCCGACCTAGCCCGGGAAGGGGAAGCGGATGTTCCGGTGTTCGTTCAGGAATCGCCTAAATTCTTCCTGCCGTCGGACCCAACCCGCGACGTGATCATGGTGGGGCCGGGCACGGGCATCGCTCCCTTTCGAGCCTTTCTCGAGCAGCGCGAGGTGGACCGAGCCACGGGGCGCAACTGGCTCTTCTTTGGGGAGCAGCACGCGGCCACGGATTTTCTTTACGAAGAAGATCTCTATCGGTTTCAGAAGCGAGGAGTCCTGCATCGGCTCGATCTGGCGTTTTCCCGGGATCAGGCGGAGAAGATCTATGTGCAAACGCGCATGCTCCAGCATGCGGCTGAGCTGTGGCAGTGGATCTCCAACGGCGCTTATTTTTACGTTTGTGGCGACGCTCGACGCATGGCGAAGGACGTGCATCAGACGCTTATTCAGATTGTTCGCGAACAGGGGGGGATGGCTCCGGAGGCCGCCGTGGCTTTCGTTGAGCAAACCCTCATGAAGACCGAGCGTCGATACCTGCGGGATGTTTATTGATGATAGGTGGTAGGTGGTAGGTGGTA includes the following:
- a CDS encoding radical SAM protein; this encodes MIPQLAFRTLRTADPRCIGKFLWNFGFKGMISVEQFKRRLKRGEYFPPFLYLSIINSCNLRCQGCWVDVEADRNALSLDDLNRTINDAKKHGNSFFGILGGEPFMHPELLDLLAAHPDCYFQLFTNGQFITEKVAARLRELGNSTPLISIEGREMVSDERRGKKDVYSKTLRGLDYCLRARLLTGVATSVCQSNIDELLTESWLNELIRRGVHYVWYHSYRPVGPKMNTGLGLRPDQLTRVRRFIVEMRARMPIAMIDAYYGHDGQALCPMSTGISHHVSPRGDIEPCPIIQFAKETVQDERGVFTAIRDSAFLKDFRELSAQHTRGCVVLERPDLVKSLVVKHGARDTTVRGTAMAELEAMQPRASQWLPGEEIPEKHWLYWVAKRFWFGDFGAYARLEGQPPPRSAPPKS
- a CDS encoding sulfite reductase subunit alpha, whose product is MSTSEQAAGVVAQYGRKNPFPARITHRRSLTKPGSGKDTRHLELSLAGSGLHYTVGDSLGVFARNPPSLVAELLAVLGLDPQEQVTLAQGQSVSLLTALSSHLTLNRASRKILHGVFDRLPVGTAARERLEALMADDAQVAEYLFSRDYVDVLRDYPEARFESAGAFVKMLSPIQPRLYSIASSMAAHPNEVHLCVAVVRYETHGRKKMGLASGFLADLAREGEADVPVFVQESPKFFLPSDPTRDVIMVGPGTGIAPFRAFLEQREVDRATGRNWLFFGEQHAATDFLYEEDLYRFQKRGVLHRLDLAFSRDQAEKIYVQTRMLQHAAELWQWISNGAYFYVCGDARRMAKDVHQTLIQIVREQGGMAPEAAVAFVEQTLMKTERRYLRDVY